The following are from one region of the Haloactinomyces albus genome:
- the mftF gene encoding mycofactocin biosynthesis glycosyltransferase MftF (Members of this protein family, MftF, are glycosyltransferases, members of PF00535 (glycosyl transferase family 2). The encoding gene is found as part of the mycofactocin cassette, in Mycobacterium tuberculosis, many other Actinobacteria, and occasional members of other lineages. Mycofactocin itself, a putative redox carrier, is a heavily modified derivative of the C-terminal Val-Tyr dipeptide of the mycofactocin precursor MftA (TIGR03969).), whose protein sequence is MSAQVASDDRSGTGEPLLLGARLIPDQSVRRLAHGRVLLGGSPLRLLRLGADGARLFDHWVRGEPVGTSAQEHRLARRLISTGLVHPEPSAAAFGPVDVTLVTPVKDNPTGVHRLLAATGELADRIVVDDGSAEPVPGAALRHEEPAGPAVARNSGWRLAHTEFVAFLDSDAVPEPGWLERILPQFADPAVAAVAPRIRSIPGTTAVARYEAERSSLDLGSRPAVVRPMSRISYVPSAALVVRRSALSGMDGFDANLRFGEDVDLVWRLIERGGTVRYQPDAVVRHDPRPNLPSWLRQRFDYGSSAAPLSVRHPRLLSCARMSRWSAATWALLVSGRPAPALAVATVTAALLPRKLRDRGVPATEALRLAGTGHLGAGRLLAEATRRAWWPLVLAACLFSRRARMMATAALLPCVLDAAGKGGGWLALRILDDLAYGAGVWAGCARERTITPLQPQLTGSSLR, encoded by the coding sequence ATGAGCGCTCAGGTAGCTTCCGATGATCGGTCCGGTACCGGCGAACCGCTTCTGCTCGGGGCACGGCTGATCCCGGACCAATCGGTGCGCCGGTTGGCGCACGGTCGAGTGCTGCTCGGCGGGTCGCCGCTGCGTCTGCTCCGGCTCGGAGCCGACGGTGCGCGTCTGTTCGATCACTGGGTACGGGGCGAACCGGTCGGCACGAGCGCGCAGGAACACCGGTTGGCGCGTCGCTTGATCAGTACCGGATTGGTCCACCCCGAACCATCCGCAGCCGCGTTCGGCCCCGTCGACGTCACCCTGGTGACGCCGGTCAAGGACAATCCCACCGGAGTGCATCGCCTGCTGGCCGCTACCGGAGAGCTCGCCGACCGCATCGTCGTCGACGACGGATCGGCCGAACCGGTGCCGGGAGCCGCGCTGCGTCACGAAGAACCGGCCGGACCCGCAGTTGCCCGTAACTCCGGCTGGCGGCTCGCCCACACCGAGTTCGTCGCATTTCTGGACTCCGACGCCGTACCGGAGCCAGGATGGCTGGAGAGGATATTGCCGCAGTTCGCCGACCCGGCAGTGGCGGCCGTCGCCCCCAGGATTCGCAGCATTCCCGGCACCACTGCCGTAGCACGCTACGAAGCAGAACGGTCCAGTTTGGACCTCGGTTCCCGTCCCGCAGTGGTTCGGCCCATGAGCCGCATCAGCTACGTGCCCAGTGCCGCACTGGTGGTGCGCCGCAGCGCTCTGTCCGGTATGGATGGGTTCGACGCGAATTTGCGCTTCGGTGAGGACGTCGACCTCGTGTGGCGGCTCATCGAACGTGGCGGCACGGTGCGCTACCAGCCGGATGCGGTGGTCCGGCACGATCCGCGCCCGAACCTGCCCTCCTGGCTGCGGCAACGTTTCGACTACGGCAGCTCGGCGGCGCCGCTGTCCGTACGGCATCCCCGCTTGCTCAGCTGCGCGAGGATGTCCCGCTGGAGCGCGGCCACGTGGGCACTTCTCGTCTCCGGTCGCCCTGCGCCCGCCTTGGCGGTGGCCACGGTGACCGCGGCCCTGCTGCCGCGCAAACTCCGTGACCGGGGTGTCCCGGCCACGGAAGCGCTACGGTTGGCCGGGACGGGCCACCTGGGTGCCGGACGACTCCTCGCCGAAGCCACCCGGCGCGCCTGGTGGCCACTCGTGCTCGCTGCCTGTCTGTTCAGCAGGCGAGCACGTATGATGGCGACGGCCGCGCTGCTGCCCTGTGTCCTCGACGCCGCAGGCAAGGGCGGCGGTTGGCTTGCTCTCCGGATTCTCGATGACCTGGCCTACGGAGCCGGAGTGTGGGCAGGATGCGCACGCGAACGCACGATCACCCCGCTCCAGCCACAGCTCACGGGGAGTTCGCTACGGTGA
- the mftE gene encoding mycofactocin biosynthesis peptidyl-dipeptidase MftE, translating into MNHRLDALRWPQVDQRVALLAIPLGATEQHGLHLPLGTDTAIATALCDRLADEVGDVLVAPAVPYGSSGEHAEFPGTLSLGQEALELLLVELVRSADHFAGVVLVNGHGGNRGPLIRAVRLLRSEGRHILAWSPSGPSNDSHAGGTETSAMLQLRPGDVDVKQAERGNTAPLPDLIEPLRTGGVRSVSANGVLGDPTHASAAEGRRILNDWAASLIDAVLTWETTLSRRSTPS; encoded by the coding sequence GTGAACCATCGGCTCGATGCCCTGCGGTGGCCACAGGTCGACCAGCGAGTGGCTTTGCTGGCGATCCCTCTCGGGGCCACCGAGCAGCACGGCCTGCACCTGCCGCTGGGCACCGATACAGCGATTGCCACCGCGCTGTGCGATCGGCTCGCCGACGAGGTCGGCGATGTCCTGGTCGCGCCCGCCGTGCCCTACGGATCCAGTGGTGAACATGCGGAGTTTCCCGGCACGCTGTCCCTCGGGCAGGAGGCGCTGGAACTGTTGCTGGTCGAACTGGTGCGTTCCGCCGACCACTTCGCCGGGGTGGTTCTGGTCAATGGGCACGGCGGTAACCGGGGACCGTTGATCCGGGCGGTCCGCCTGCTCCGTTCCGAGGGACGGCACATACTGGCGTGGTCCCCGTCCGGACCGTCGAACGACAGTCACGCCGGAGGCACCGAAACCTCGGCCATGCTGCAACTACGCCCCGGTGACGTGGATGTGAAGCAGGCAGAAAGAGGTAACACGGCACCGCTTCCCGACCTGATCGAGCCGCTGCGAACCGGCGGCGTCCGAAGTGTCAGCGCCAACGGCGTCCTCGGTGATCCCACCCACGCCAGTGCAGCAGAAGGCCGACGCATCCTGAACGACTGGGCGGCCTCGTTGATCGATGCCGTTCTCACCTGGGAAACGACACTCTCCAGGCGCTCGACACCGTCTTGA